One window from the genome of Musa acuminata AAA Group cultivar baxijiao chromosome BXJ1-4, Cavendish_Baxijiao_AAA, whole genome shotgun sequence encodes:
- the LOC135651150 gene encoding inositol-tetrakisphosphate 1-kinase 5-like → MAEAATPRRFVVGYALAPKKQRSFIQPSLVGLARERGIDLVPIDTSRRLADQGPFDCVLHKLHGEDWKAQLEDFASRNPDVPIVDPPLAIRRLHNRISMLQVVCELDIPQERETFGIPRQVVIYDSAALTNSGVVGVLRFPVIAKPLIADGSAKSHKMSLVFCRDSLRKLKPPLVLQEFVNHGGVIFKVFVVGDYVQCVKRKSLPDVSQEELECSEGSFTFSQVSNMTTQDPVGVDYYMNLDKAEMPPLSFVTEIARGLRRLMGLHLFNFDMIRDLKAGGNHYLVIDINYFPGYAKMPFYEKILTDFLWNIIHENNEHDDVDSAVNSHYKESKLLVDSH, encoded by the coding sequence ATGGCGGAAGCCGCAACCCCTCGTAGATTCGTGGTAGGATATGCGCTCGCCCCCAAGAAGCAGCGGAGCTTCATCCAGCCCTCGCTCGTCGGTCTCGCACGCGAGCGCGGCATCGATCTCGTTCCCATCGATACCTCACGGCGCCTTGCTGATCAGGGTCCCTTCGATTGCGTGCTCCACAAGCTCCATGGGGAGGACTGGAAGGCCCAGCTCGAGGATTTTGCTTCCAGGAACCCAGACGTTCCAATTGTCGACCCGCCCCTTGCCATCCGGCGCCTCCACAACCGCATCTCCATGCTCCAGGTCGTGTGTGAGCTCGATATCCCCCAGGAGAGGGAGACATTTGGAATTCCTAGGCAGGTGGTGATCTATGATTCCGCGGCCCTCACAAACTCCGGGGTCGTCGGGGTCCTCCGCTTCCCCGTCATCGCCAAGCCCCTGATAGCTGATGGCAGCGCCAAGTCCCATAAGATGTCCCTTGTTTTCTGCCGGGATAGCCTCCGAAAGCTCAAGCCGCCACTTGTGCTGCAGGAGTTTGTGAATCACGGCGGGGTCATCTTCAAGGTGTTTGTGGTGGGGGATTACGTGCAGTGCGTGAAGAGGAAATCCCTTCCGGATGTCTCCCAAGAGGAATTGGAGTGCTCTGAGGGGTCTTTCACCTTCTCGCAGGTTTCCAATATGACGACGCAGGATCCAGTGGGGGTTGACTATTACATGAATTTGGATAAGGCGGAGATGCCTCCATTGAGCTTTGTCACGGAGATAGCAAGAGGTTTGAGGCGGCTCATGGGATTGCACCTTTTCAATTTTGACatgataagggatttgaaagcaggaGGAAATCATTACCTTGTGATTGACATTAACTACTTTCCTGGGTATGCAAAAATGCCATTCTATGAGAAAATTTTAACTGACTTCCTCTGGAACATCATTCATGAGAACAATGAGCATGATGATGTGGACTCGGCTGTTAACAGTCACTATAAAGAGAGCAAGCTCTTGGTTGATAGTCATTGA